The stretch of DNA AAAAAACCGGCATTAACGTCGAAGAAATTCCGCACATTAATCATATCAGCGAAAAATTAAAAAAATTCGGCTGGCGGGCGATGCCGGTCAGTGGATTTATTCCACCGGCCGCCTTTATGGAATTGCAATCCTTAGGCGTATTGCCCGTCGCTTCAGACATGCGCACCTTGGATCATCTTCTTTACACCCCGGCCCCTGATATTGTTCACGAAGCCGCAGGACATGCACCGATTTTAATTCATCCCGAATTTTCGAAGTACTTGCAGGAATACGCGCAAATCGCCAAAAAGGCGATCATCAGCAAAGAAGATTTAGATCTGTACGAAGCGATTCGCGAGCTTTCGGATATTAAGGAAAATCCCACTTCGACAGTGGCGGAAATCAAAGCCGCCGAAGAAAACTTAGACCGCGTCACCAAAAATATCTCCCATGTTTCGGAAGCGACCGAGCTTTCACGCATGAATTGGTGGACGGCAGAATACGGGCTTATTGGGACTTTGGATAATCCAAAACTTTTCGGTGCGGGCTTGCTTTCAAGCGTCGGCGAAGCGAAATGGTGCCTAGGTTCACACGTTAAGAAAATCCCTTTAACCGTGGATTGCATTGCGACCACTTACGATATCACCGAGCCTCAACCGCAACTCTTTGTGACGCCTGATTTTAAAACTTTGTCGCGTGTCCTAGAGGAAATGGCTTCAAAAATGGCTTACCGTATCGGGGGTCTTGCCGGTATTAACAAAGCCATTCAAGCTCAATCCGTCAATTCGGCAGAGCTTGATTCCGGTTTACAAATCTCTGGCCAAATTATTGAAGCCATCACCACAGCAGACCAGAAAATCGCTTACTTGCGCCTTAATGGTCCTTCGCAATTGTGTTTTGCGGATAAAGAGCTTTCCGGGCATGGCAAAGACTATCACGCTCATGGTTTTGGAACTCCGGTGGGATTCTTTAAACAATTCCCCCAAACATCTCCGGCAAAACTTACCGACAGTCAGTGGAAAGAACTGGGAGCCGAAAACGGCAAAACCGTGCGCCTGGAATACACCTCCGGCGTGGTTGTCGCGGGCAAAGTTCAAAATCGAGTCACTCAAAATGGAAAGACTTTAATCCTGACCTTAACCGATGCCAAAGCCACCTTCCAAGATCGCGTTTTATTCGCGCCAGAATGGGGAACTTTCGACATGGCCTTGGGATCTGAAATTGTTTCTGTTTTTGGTGGCCCCGCAGATCGCATCGCTTACGGCGAAACAACGGACTTTGTCGCTAAACGCGTGCCCACACCGAAATATTCCGAGCAGGAGCTGCTTCGCCATAAAGATTACGGCATGATTCGTCAGTTGCGCGAAGGTCGAACTTCAGGCGAAGAACTGCATCAATCCTTGGAAAAAGTTTTAAATACGCACAATACTGCTTTCCCGGAAGACTGGCTTCTGTCATTAGAAGCTTTAGAACTTTTGAAAGCCCGTGCTGCGAATTCAAGCCTGATTCCGAAATTGGAAGAAAAACTGAATGCACTTTCAAAAAAGGATAAAAACACCGAAGCCGTGATTCGCGACGGACTTCTGTTATCAGGACAACTGTAAATGACCCCAAAACGTCCCTTTGAAGTGCGCATTGTCTTAGTGCGCACGATCTATGAACGAAATATCGGCGCGACTTCGCGTGCGATGTCCAATATGGGTGTTGAAAAACTAATTCTGATTAATCCTGCTTGTGAAATCACCTACGAGGCTCAGCAAACAGCGGCCACCGGCCAACACGGCTTACAAAACCGCACCACTTATGCCAGCTGGGAAGACTTCATGGCGAAGGAACCAGAAAGCATTAAGATTGCGTTTACGGCTCGTGATGGCAAAGGCCGCCAGGTTCGCGATATTGAAGAAGTTCTGACGGATGTGGCAACTCATGCTCCCCAATTTCAAGTTTCCTCTGAGGAACCTTATGTCGTGCATTTAGTTTTCGGCCCTGAGGACTGGGGCTTAGCGGCCGAAGATCTTGAGTACGTGAATCACTGCGCTTGTTTGCCCACTTTTGGCGCCAATTGGAGCCTGAATTTGGCTCAAGCGTGTTTGTTAGGAATGTACACTTTGCGCCTTAAATGGGGTGGCACACGCACTCGCTTAGATGGCGGTAAAGCACGCCGGGCGCCTCAAGGAATTGAGGGCATTGATCCTGAAGCCACCTTGAAAACATGGTTAGAAGAAATGGGCTTTGATCTAACTCGGCAAAGAAAGATCAATGTCTTTACCGTTCTTCGCCGCATGCTTTTACAAAACACACCGACTAAAAAAGAACTGGTGATCTTAGAGACCGTTTTACAACAAAGCATTCGTAAACTTCGTGAATGGAAAGAACTTAAAGGTCGGGAGCGGTAGTCGAAGCCAAGTTTTGCGGCTGGCACTCGGAGATCTTTAAGGTTTTGGGATCAAAGGTAAACTTAAGAAGCTCTTGTGTGTTTAAACCTTGGCGCAAGCATTGATAAACCTCTCCAGGAGGAGATTGCAATGCCATCGACATTCCTTGCATTTTGATAAAATAGAAATCACTTAAACGATCGCGATGAACCGCAATGACTCGACCGGAAAGGGAAAGCTCCCCCGCTATTGCTAGTGGAGCCAACAGCAAGGCCACCATTACGAGATCATCTCTTCGTTGATTTGATCTTCTTGTTCACGGATTGAGCGCAAACGCAGATCGAGCTTTGTTAACGCCGTTGCAATTCCCTGCCCCAAATCATGAAGCTCATGGATACGTTGCAAGGTTTCTTGATCTTCTCCGCCGACAAGACGCAAACTTTCAAGCTTTGCTGAATTGATGTCGATCTCTTTTGATAAGGATTCCATCTTTTGGTTGAGCTTTTTTCGATCCTCGAGCAAAGCTTTCGTCATGCGACGAATTTCTTCAAGATCCATCGGCTCGCGAACCGCTTCTTGGGTTTCCGCGTTTTCTTCGTTCTCTTCACCATGGAAGGCTTCCAAAAACAAAGACCATTCATTTTTAAGGGATTTCATGATCGACTTACTACTGTCATCACCCATATGTATTAAAATACTCCTGCGCTCTTTGAGCGACTTACGGGCTCGTCGGTCTTCGGGATAAGAAAATAACATAGACCGTAACCCAGGATCGCAGCTCCGAAAGTAAACATCGCCAGTAGAACGAATGCCGTTCTTACCAGGCCCACTTCCATGCGATACCTCTTGGCTATTCTAGCACAGACGCCTAAAAGCTTGCCATCTAGAGCATGGTCTAGCTTATCGACGCGTGGCAGACATACCGCTAAAATCAAATATAACAAGACCCCACTGCCGAACCAGAGTATCGCAACCAGCCAAATGACGCGCAGTATCCAAGTTTCGATACCAAAGGCCTGGCTGAGTCCAGCACAAACTCCTGCGACCGCACCTTTATCGGAGCGGATCCAACGATAGTTCGCGGTTTCAGTTGTTTGAGTCGTTTGCGTTTCCAAGTTCTAACTCCTTAAAGAAATCTGAGCACGGAATCTAGATTGTCCAGACACCGTAAGCAAGAGCCACTTTAAAAAATCCCGGAAATCATGAAATCGTCCCCGAAAGTGAGATATCGAGGATTTTTCACATGAATTTTTTCCTTCATGGTAGGCACTCGCACATTTTCGGTCCATGAACGGGAGCCCCCAGCGCCCATGATGATAGGGGCCTGAAACATGTAAAGTCGATTTACAAGTCTTGCATCGACAAAGGAGCTTGCCGTCATCGCACCCCCTTCAACCATCACCGAACGAATGCCGAGAGTGTAAAGCTGCGACAATAAATTTTCTAAATCCAAGCTGCCGTCGATTTTCGTTTTTACGTATACGATTTGCGGAGGATTTTTTATCTGGGCTAGTAGAGCTTGCACCACTTCTTTGGCCTGCTCAGACACGCACCAAAATACATTGGCGGACTGGTGAGCTTCAGAAAGTTTTAAGCTTGAATATTTTCCTAACAAGCCCGCTTCCCCATCAATGATGACGACCTTGTTTTGTTTTTGAATTGTGGGATGACGAATGTTGAGCGAAGGATTATCAAACTCCACCGTCCCTTTGCCTACAAGGATCGCATCATAACACGCACGAAGATAGTGCACATATTCACGCGATTCTGGCCCCGTGATCCACTGGCTTTCGCCTGAACGAAGGGCCACCTGTCCATCAAGACTGGAGGCCATTTTCAAAGTCACGAAAACTTTCTTTTCACGAAAGTTCCACAAGAAGGCTTCGCACACTTCTTCCAGATCTTGTCTGATTTCGTTAAACTCTCGAGAGTGCTCGGCACCAAAAACTTCCGCCTCGATACCGGCTTGTTTTAAAATCTCGGCCCCTTGCCCGGCGACCAAAGGATTTGGATCAATCAAACCAAAGATGACTTTTTTAATGGGCAGCTTTGCCATCATCTTGGCACATGAAGGAGTTTTGCCCTCATGCGCGCATGGTTCTAGCGTCACGTACACCGTGGCGTCCTTTAATTGTTCAGGCTGTAGGTTTTTAAGAGCATTTACTTCCGCGTGAGGGCCGCCGTAAATTTCGTGATGGCCGGCGGCGAGGAAGTTTCCCTTGGCATCCACCACGACGGCTCCCACTAAGGGATTCGGACTGACATAAGGTGCGCCCTTGTATGCCTCGCTGATCGCAAGGCGCATGGCCTCGCCAATGGAAAGAACGGTTCCAACTGAAGGCAACGGGTACTGAATGATTGATCTCATAAGTGTGCACGCGGGCTGAGTATCTTGAGTTTGCGCGCTCCTGAGGCAGACACTAGCGCCGAACTGATACGATTTCAAGTTAGAATAATGTTAAGTAATTTCAATGTTTTATAGCCATAAACAAAGTTGTATGTGCCCCCTTGAGTATCCTGATTCATAAAATACGAGAAGTACCCAATAATTACTTTAGGGACTTGCAGTAATTCCGATCAGGTTTACATCAAGGGGATTGTACCATGTCGAAACCTCAACACAAAAATCCACGCTGGTTCATGTATGCGCTGGGCTTACAGACCCTTGTTATCATCGTCGTTATCGGAATGCTTAAAGATCTTTTTTGGATTTATTAAAAAAAGACCCAGCGAGACTCCAATAAGTTCCAATTCTCAACCAGGCCCTAAAAAATATTAAAATTTAAATCTCAGATTACGGCGAGAGTTCCTTCACGCAACGGAAGCCAATATTGTTCATCTTCAGGTTCCACGAAGCGGGGGCTTGCGCTTCATTGGCTGTAATATCGCCAATATTCGCAGCGAAAATTCCCGTCACTCCCGGCGAGTGAATACAAACAGCTCCCCCGCGAATAACTTTCCCCGTGCTTCCACCGAAGAACTGTCCTAAGTAAACATCGTTGCTCGGCACTGAAGACATTCCCGTGAAATCTTTTAGCTGTTTTGAATTTGCGGGCATATCCCAGTTATTATTGTGATAAGCACGCACGTAGTTTCCTGAAAGATCCGGTGTGTACGTGTTTCCATAGAATGAATCACTGACCCATTCCCACGCATTGCCGCCGAAGTCCCAAATGACATTGCCACTTGCAAGCGTAAAGGTTCTTCTTTCGCTTCCACTTGTTTTGCCTGTCCCGTTGTAGGGCTCGTTGACATTGGTGATGGCAATCGGTTCCGTCCAACCAGAATAAAATCCAGTCATCAAAGTGCCTTGCAGTTTTGTTCCGCTCGTCCAATTTGAATTTTGATTATAAATCTCTAACGCGATGGCATTCCATTCTGCATTAGTAGGTAAACGGTAGCCTGCCCCTAAGTCTCCGCATTCTTTCGCGGCATTGTTCTTGTTCAAAAGCCATGGCTTATCGGCAGCTTTTGGTTCGGCAGTATTTCCCGACGATTTTTTCATTTCGAATTTCGCAATACAAAACTCTGCCGTGCCAAGAGTCCCGTTCGCCGCAACCTTTTCATAATTCGTCGGGCATGTCGTCACCGGCGGCGTTGGTGCTGGTGAAGGCGATGGGCTTGGTGACGGCGTTGGCGCCGGACTTGGCTCCGGAGACGGAGCCGGTGGTGTAGGCACAGGAGTTGGAGTTGGAGTTGGAGTCGGCGTTGGCACTGGAGAAGGGTCCGGTGACGGACTCGGAGTTGGTTCAGGGATTGGCGATGGAGTTGGAGACGGTGCCGGTGAAGGACTCGGCGTCGGCGTAGGAACTGGCGATGGCTCCGGAGAAGGTGACGGCGACGGGCTCGGAGCCGGGCTTGGGCTTGGGCTTGGGCTTGGGCTTGGGCTTGGGCTTGGAGACGGCGCAGGCGTTGGATTTGTCGCCGTATCATTGTTGTTGTCTGCCGGTGCATTTTCTGGCGGAGGGTTTTGCTTAAGGGCTTCAAATGAAGAACCGCCAGAGCAAGACGCCATAAGGAAAGATAAAGACGTTACCAAAAGAGTGACCGAAATCTTCACTTGTTAAACCTCAAAGAAAATAGATTTGCTCTACGTATCTTGACAGTGTTTTAACGATTTCTGGTTAAAATTCGAGATTTCTTTAAACTTCTGCGACCTAAGAAGGGCGGATATCTAGACCTTCGTAGAATCGCAAAACTTTCGGGTCCACGATGATCGAGCGTGGATTCCATCCAATAAGATGTAAACCTTCGGACGAGCGCAAACGACTTAATGCTACATAGGCGTGTCCCGGTTCCCACAACGCGCTTAAGTCACACCACAAGTCATCCAAAGTTGCTCCCTGACTTTTATGAATGGTGGTGGCATAGGCCAACGTTAGCGGAAATTGCAACACCGAGGCCATGACATTTCCCTCGGCGTCTTGAATAGCGAACGAAGTTTTATCAACCTCTACTTCGCGGCCATTGGTTTTTTTCACGGTGATTTTATCAACCGTAATGTCCGTGATCACTCCCCGAGTTCCATTCACCCATCTGCGTTGTGGATCATTTTGCAAAAACATCACTCGACAGCCAAGCTTCAGCGTCAGCTTCACCGGTACAGGCGCGGACTTCATCAACATATCGATATGCTTTTCAGAACCAAAATAAATAGAATCAATCACCACTTCATCATCATCAATCTCTGCTAATTTTTTTTGATTGAAATTATCGGCATTCAACTTTCGTGGAAAAAGGCGCGTGCCGGGGTGATCTTCATCATGAGTTTGCACGTGATCATTTAAGAACTCACGCACGGGCTCAGTGACCTTTCCACTGCGCACATCGCTTAAAATATCTAAAAATAAATTTTCGGACACTCGTTGATTGTGGGATAGCATAACATTTTGAAAACCGCTTTGCTCCCACACGCTATTTAAGAACGACCAATCTCTAGGCCCGGAGTGAGTGACGGGCGGCAGCTGAGCAAAATCACCAACGACAATTATGCGCATGCCACCCCAAGGAAGTCTTGAGTCACGCGCTCTTTGTGCCAAGGCTTCGGCGATCATCAAGGCTTGCCCGGGAATCATGGAGATTTCATCAATGATCACGCCTTCAACTTTGCGAAGACGTGCCATAAGCTTATTATCTTTACTCGCTTTGGCAAATGCGGCATCAGGCCCGCCTTCCATAATTCCCAAACCAAAAAAACTATGGAATGTACGCCCACCCAATAAAACAGCCGCCGCACCCGTGCTTGCCAGAATCGGCATTTCTTTGGAATCAATTTCGCGCATGAATTGTCTGATCAAAAAACTCTTACCACTGCCCGCCCCTCCCGTAAGAAAGACGTTTTCACCAGAACGTAAAAGTTCGAGGGCTAATGATTGTTCTGTGGAAAGCTCGACATTGATCATGGATTTCCGATCATGCCAGTCCTGCATTGGCAACTCAAGCATAACGCCCTCGATCATGACCTTTAGCCGCTAGGAATTATCTATGAGGAGTATTAACATATTCCTCTAACAACAAGAGAGGGCATCCATGATTTCAGTACTTCTTGCCGCGAGCTTCGCTTTTGCTGCCAAACCGTCTTCAAAAATCCCGGAAAAGCGTGAGTTTCCGTTAAGCACCAAGGTCAATGCCTGTCAGGATTTCCATCAGTACGTCTGCTCTGAAGCGGAAGCCTCATTTAAGCTTCGTGACGATCGCAGCATGCATACTTTTTCTTTTAACGATTCCAGCGAACGCTTGCTTGAACACAAAAAAACCTTCATGCGCGAATTGCCCCTAAAAAAAGATCTTGATGTGCGTACTACGCAAGTCCGCGATTTCTATTTAGCGTGTATGAATGGGCCGGAAAAAGCCAAAAGCGAAAAGGCCGGCGTCACCCGTATCGTGAATGACGTTAAAAAAATCGATTCCGTCGAAAAACTTTTAACTTATTCCCATGAAAACATCTCTAAAGGACTCAGCGAGTTTGTGTATTTAGGCGCGACCCAAAAAATGGACGATCCCACTAAAACAAATCCATTTATTGCATCATCCTTCATGGAACTTCCCGATCATAAATATTATGAAAATGAAGCTCTTTTAAAGGACTATGAAAAAGTCTTGGTTGAATTTTTTCGCGGTATATATCCAGGCATTAAAAGGAAAGACGCCACTACTAAGGCGCAAAACCTGATTGCCCTCCAAAAAGAATTTATCAAAACCTACCCGGTGCATTCGGTTCAACGCGAACGCTGGAGCGAAAATCGTGAAACCTCGCAAAAGGATCTGATTAAAAAATATCCGACATTAAAGCTCGATCTTCTTTTTGCCAAAGTTCCTAGCGATCTCGTGGTGCAAAACGCGATTCCTGAATCTTTTGATTTCTTAGAGACTGACTTGAAAACCCGCTCGTTAGAAACCTGGAAAGACATGTACCTGCGCAACGCCGTGGGCGATATCATGGATGATGCTTATCCGGTTTATTTTAAAAAATCTTTTGATTTCGAAAAGAAGTATTTCGGCGGCCCACAAAAACGTCCGGATCGCCAAGAGCGCTGCACACAGATGGTCAGCCGTCCTTTCCGCATGGATATCGATGCGGCCTTGATCGACCAGGTCTTTCCTTCATTTGATGAAAGCAAAGTTCAAGAAGTCGGCAAGCGCATTCGTCAAAGTATCCTTGACGGACTGGAACAAAATAAATGGCTTTCACGCCAAGGTAAAAAGGAAGCCATCGCTAAAATTAAAAATGCTCGCTTACAATTAGTGAAACCTCAAAACGATCGCGAGTGGGATTTCTTGCCATTAAAAACTTATGACCCTAAAGATCATGTGAAAAATCTTGAAACCCTCTCCCAAGCACGTTGGGAAAAAACCGTGCAAGAACTTAAAGAGCCTGCCAACCAAGATGCGTGGGGCATGGGACCTCTGACAGTAAACGCATATTACAGCCCAAATGATAATAAATTCGTTTTGCCAATCGGGATCTTACAATATCCTTTTTATGATAAAGACGGATCGATCATCGAAAATCTAGGCGCGGTGGGCGCCGTCATGGGACATGAACTTGGTCACGGGATTGATGATCAAGGCTCCAAATTTGATTCCCAAGGCCGCCTACGAACTTGGATGAGTGATAAAGATCTTAAAGAATTCAGTTCACGGGGCGAAAAAATGATCGCGCAGTTTAATCATATCGGTCATGACGGAAAACTGACTCAAGGTGAAAACGTGGCGGATCTGGTGGGTCTGACATTCGCTTACCATGCGGCTTTCCCGAAAAATGAAGGTGCCGTTGAAGACAAAAAGAAATTCTTTATCGCCTACGCTCGCGTTTGGTGCGCGGTGGTTCGACCCGACTTTGCTCAGCGGTTGCTAAAAACCGACCCCCATGCGTTAGGCGTGGCGCGCATTAACGAGCAAGTAAAACAACAACCCGCGTTTGCAGAGGCCTTCCAATGCAAACCAGGCGATAAAATGACCCTCCCCGATCAAGAGCGAGTGCAGATCTGGTAAGAAGGTCTTGCTGAAAATCAGGGCAAATGCTAAGGTCAGATCCTTGGCTTTTATGCAGGAGAGACACGTGTCTACGAAGATCGTTCACTTTGATTCGAAAACTGAAAATCCTCACTTTGAAGATGTTTATGACGTCACACCGGGCGACGTACACCCGGTGAAAAATCAAGTGAAGCTTATCGACGTGCGCCAACCAGAAGAATATGTCGGAGAGTTGGGACATATCCCTGGTGCAGAGTTGATCGTCCTGAATACATTGCCCGAACACCTAGAAAAAATTCCCAAAGATCAAACTGTGGTTTTCGTCTGCCTTGCGGGCGGACGTTCTGCGAAAGCGGCAGCCTTTGCAAAAATGAATGGCTTTGAACATGTGTATAACATGCAAGGCGGCATGCAACTTTGGAATCAGCTTCAACTTCCTGTTGAAAGATAGAAAAGAAAATATGACTGGAAAAGTATTTGTTAACCGTACATTGAATCTTAAAAAAATCCGTTACATCGGCGTCGACATGGACCACACCCTGGTTCGCTATAACAGCGAAAACTTTGAACGTCTGTCGCACACCACGATGATCGATAAACTTGTTAAACGCGGATACCCTGAAACTTTGCGCAAGCTGACGTTTGATTACAACTACGCGATTCGCGGACTTGTGATCGACCGTAAGATGGGAAATCTTTTAAAACTTAATCGTTATACCGCGATTCGTGCGAGTTACCATGGCTTGAAACCTTTGGATTTCAAAAGCCATCAAAAGCTTTACAAATCGACTTACATTGATCTTAGCGATACAGATTATTTAGCTGTCGACACTTCGTTTTCTATCTCACTTGCGAACTTGATCGCCCAGATCGTCGAACTAAAAGATACGGACACGGCGAATAAGTATCCGGAATACGCGCAGATCGCCGATGACGTATTAGATGCTTTAGATGAAGCTCATCGCGATGGCTCACTTAAAGAAGTGGTGGCGAAAAACTTAGATCAATACATTATAAAAGATCCAGAATTAGTGGCGGGATTAGAAAAATTCCGTCGGCATGGGAAAAAGATTTTCGTCTTAACGAACTCTGATTTCCATTACACGAAGCTGCTTTTAGATTACGCGATTCAGCCGTTCTTAAAGGAAACTAAATCATGGCAGGATCTTTTTGAGTTCGTGATCACTTTTGCTTCTAAGCCCAAGTTCTTTTATGAAAGTCAAAAATACCTTCGCGTAAATCCCGCGGATGGAACAATGACGAATATGGAAGGAAAGCTGACTCCGGGAATTTACCAGGGTGGAAATGCAAAAAAATTCACGACAGATCTAGATTTAGCCGGTGATGATATTCTTTATATCGGGGATCATATTTACGGCGACATCTTGCGCTTAAAGAAAGATTGCAACTGGAGAACCGCGATGGTTATCGAGGAACTTGACGTTGAAATCGATCACAACAAAAAGGCCCAACCCTTGAATCAAGAAATTGAAACCTTGATGAAGAAAAAAGAGCCATTTGAAGATGAGTTGACGTTATTAATGACGGCGAAGATTGAAAAATCGGGCGCTTACAACGAGGCTCAGGTTGAGGCTTTGCAAAAAACAATTTCGGAAGTCGATGGACAGATCAGTCAGCTGATTAAAAAACAGCAGTCCATGTACAACGCCAACTGGGGTCAGCTCATGAGAGCTGGTAACGAAGAAAGCTACTTCGCTTACCAGTTGGATCGCTATGCTTGCGTCTACATGGAAAAACTCGGAGACCTCTTGGACTTATCCCCAAGAACCTATTTCCGCGCCCCAAGAAGACCCCTAGCCCACGAAATCTAAAAGGTGCCTGGCTCTTTTTTCGGACCCACCCGCGTCAAGGCCACCTTCGAGTGGCCTTTTGCTTTTCAGGCATATCAATAATATGTCGTAAATTCATATGCTTATAGATGGCGATTTTTTTTGGCGCACCAGCGCCACAAAAAAGAGCCTGGCACCTTTTGGTAGTATTTTATACATAGTACTGGACATTGCACAGTACCTAGCTTTATACAGTAGTCATTGGATTGGAGTGCACAGTTATGAATGCACAATTTAAAAAAGGGGTCCTTGAGCTGTGCGTGCTTACGATGATTAAGCGCAAGGATCACTACGGCTATGAACTGGTGGAGGAGATCTCTAAGGTTCTAGAAATTTCCGAAGGCACCCTTTATCCCATCCTTCGCCGCCTGACCGAAGAAAAGTATTTTGAAACTTACCTTCAAGAGTCCTCCGAAGGACCTCCGCGCAAATACTATCGCATCACGGAGGCTGGTAAAGAGTTTCAAAAAGATCAGCACAAACAATGGACCCAGTTTAACGAACAAATCGCAGCCTTGATTGGCGGGAAATAAAATGAACAAGTTAGAATTTTTAAAACTTCTAAAATTGGAACTTGAAACAAACGGCGTTCACAACGTTCAAGACATTCTTGCCGATTACGAAGAACATTTCGCCCACGGTCTTAACAAAGGCAAAAGCGAAGAAGAAATCAGCAAAAGCCTGGGCTCTCCCCTGACATTGGCCAAAGCCTACAAAACTGAATCGATGATTCGGGAGATTAAAAGCAGTGATAAAAGTTTTGATATCAAGCTAGCTCTGCACGTAGTTTTACGCTTGTTAGTATTAGCTCCTTTTAATTTCATAGTCCTGTTTATTCCCGGAATTATTATCCTCAGCTTTTTAGCAACGGGCTGGGGTGTCAGCATCGCCTTTGGCGGTGTCAGCCTGGGGATTTTAGGATTCTTACCCCAAGCCGCATCCCTCCCGTTAAACGCTTGGGGTTGGGTGGCCGCGATCTCAATGAGCCTGAGCTTTCTTGGAATGGCCATCATGGGATTAATGGGCATGTTCCTGATTTCAAAATATATCTTATTAAGTTTGATCAGTTACCTGCAATGGAACATCAAGTTCGTCTTAGAAAAATAGGAGCCGCATATGAAATCTAAAAATCTTTTTGCCAAAATTTTTATCGTCACGACTTTTCTAACATTTAGCTTTTTAGCCTTGGCGTCGTACTCAAGCAAAAAAGCTGTGGCCGCAGACCCCGAGCTTATGAATCGCTTGCAAAGCAAATACAATGTTCGCATCACTGGTTTTGGGGTTTCCCCCTCCCGTACCAAGATCAGAGAGAACATGAGTTTTTCCGGACCGTTTCAAACAGTCACGATCAAAACCGTTTCTGGTGAAGTACGCCTGATAACCTCTGACAATGATGCTCTGTCTTTTGAAGTCGAAGGAGCGCCGCCGGCAGACGCAACACCCGAAGAAGGTCTAGCCAAAGTTAGCACCGATGAAGGAAGAATCACCATCGGCGAAGGCCTTGACGTGAAAGACTTTAAGATTCTTATTCATGTTCCCAAAAACATCGAAAGCTTAAATGTCGAATCGATCAGCGGGAATT from Bdellovibrio bacteriovorus encodes:
- a CDS encoding aromatic amino acid hydroxylase, producing the protein METEFLPQHLRKYVVEQHYEKYTPVDQAVWRYILRQLKAYLSKHAHECYVEGLEKTGINVEEIPHINHISEKLKKFGWRAMPVSGFIPPAAFMELQSLGVLPVASDMRTLDHLLYTPAPDIVHEAAGHAPILIHPEFSKYLQEYAQIAKKAIISKEDLDLYEAIRELSDIKENPTSTVAEIKAAEENLDRVTKNISHVSEATELSRMNWWTAEYGLIGTLDNPKLFGAGLLSSVGEAKWCLGSHVKKIPLTVDCIATTYDITEPQPQLFVTPDFKTLSRVLEEMASKMAYRIGGLAGINKAIQAQSVNSAELDSGLQISGQIIEAITTADQKIAYLRLNGPSQLCFADKELSGHGKDYHAHGFGTPVGFFKQFPQTSPAKLTDSQWKELGAENGKTVRLEYTSGVVVAGKVQNRVTQNGKTLILTLTDAKATFQDRVLFAPEWGTFDMALGSEIVSVFGGPADRIAYGETTDFVAKRVPTPKYSEQELLRHKDYGMIRQLREGRTSGEELHQSLEKVLNTHNTAFPEDWLLSLEALELLKARAANSSLIPKLEEKLNALSKKDKNTEAVIRDGLLLSGQL
- a CDS encoding TrmH family RNA methyltransferase, producing the protein MTPKRPFEVRIVLVRTIYERNIGATSRAMSNMGVEKLILINPACEITYEAQQTAATGQHGLQNRTTYASWEDFMAKEPESIKIAFTARDGKGRQVRDIEEVLTDVATHAPQFQVSSEEPYVVHLVFGPEDWGLAAEDLEYVNHCACLPTFGANWSLNLAQACLLGMYTLRLKWGGTRTRLDGGKARRAPQGIEGIDPEATLKTWLEEMGFDLTRQRKINVFTVLRRMLLQNTPTKKELVILETVLQQSIRKLREWKELKGRER
- a CDS encoding PspC domain-containing protein; the protein is METQTTQTTETANYRWIRSDKGAVAGVCAGLSQAFGIETWILRVIWLVAILWFGSGVLLYLILAVCLPRVDKLDHALDGKLLGVCARIAKRYRMEVGLVRTAFVLLAMFTFGAAILGYGLCYFLIPKTDEPVSRSKSAGVF
- the ribD gene encoding bifunctional diaminohydroxyphosphoribosylaminopyrimidine deaminase/5-amino-6-(5-phosphoribosylamino)uracil reductase RibD; protein product: MRSIIQYPLPSVGTVLSIGEAMRLAISEAYKGAPYVSPNPLVGAVVVDAKGNFLAAGHHEIYGGPHAEVNALKNLQPEQLKDATVYVTLEPCAHEGKTPSCAKMMAKLPIKKVIFGLIDPNPLVAGQGAEILKQAGIEAEVFGAEHSREFNEIRQDLEEVCEAFLWNFREKKVFVTLKMASSLDGQVALRSGESQWITGPESREYVHYLRACYDAILVGKGTVEFDNPSLNIRHPTIQKQNKVVIIDGEAGLLGKYSSLKLSEAHQSANVFWCVSEQAKEVVQALLAQIKNPPQIVYVKTKIDGSLDLENLLSQLYTLGIRSVMVEGGAMTASSFVDARLVNRLYMFQAPIIMGAGGSRSWTENVRVPTMKEKIHVKNPRYLTFGDDFMISGIF
- a CDS encoding SUMF1/EgtB/PvdO family nonheme iron enzyme; the encoded protein is MPTPPAPSPEPSPAPTPSPSPSPSPAPTPPVTTCPTNYEKVAANGTLGTAEFCIAKFEMKKSSGNTAEPKAADKPWLLNKNNAAKECGDLGAGYRLPTNAEWNAIALEIYNQNSNWTSGTKLQGTLMTGFYSGWTEPIAITNVNEPYNGTGKTSGSERRTFTLASGNVIWDFGGNAWEWVSDSFYGNTYTPDLSGNYVRAYHNNNWDMPANSKQLKDFTGMSSVPSNDVYLGQFFGGSTGKVIRGGAVCIHSPGVTGIFAANIGDITANEAQAPASWNLKMNNIGFRCVKELSP
- a CDS encoding DEAD/DEAH box helicase, which translates into the protein MLELPMQDWHDRKSMINVELSTEQSLALELLRSGENVFLTGGAGSGKSFLIRQFMREIDSKEMPILASTGAAAVLLGGRTFHSFFGLGIMEGGPDAAFAKASKDNKLMARLRKVEGVIIDEISMIPGQALMIAEALAQRARDSRLPWGGMRIIVVGDFAQLPPVTHSGPRDWSFLNSVWEQSGFQNVMLSHNQRVSENLFLDILSDVRSGKVTEPVREFLNDHVQTHDEDHPGTRLFPRKLNADNFNQKKLAEIDDDEVVIDSIYFGSEKHIDMLMKSAPVPVKLTLKLGCRVMFLQNDPQRRWVNGTRGVITDITVDKITVKKTNGREVEVDKTSFAIQDAEGNVMASVLQFPLTLAYATTIHKSQGATLDDLWCDLSALWEPGHAYVALSRLRSSEGLHLIGWNPRSIIVDPKVLRFYEGLDIRPS